The nucleotide sequence ATACATACAGCTTTGGTTGTGAGGCTCTAATGAGTTTCAATGATAATTGAACTCAATTGAAGTATCGATTCACATGGCGTTGAATACGAGATTTTACTGGCCTAGTGAGGTCTCTAATCTCTAAGATCCAATGTGGCTTGCCTATTCTGAAGCCACGTTCTATTTGGGGTTCTGTTTCAAGCTTCCGACGCGATGTGTGTCACTGTGGGGATATTGAATTGAAGAGCAATTGAGGCGATGCAACAAAAAATGAGGCGATTGCGAGGAATAGTCTGCATTACATTCCGAGTAAGCGCCTTGTCCGTGTTGAACATGTAGACATGTTCGTTCGCATGGCATGATGTCTTGCTTATACTGTAGGGAGCAGGGAAAACCTTGGTGTTTGATGCAAAAGTTTGATGCAAGCTAATACCAAGCTTTTTTGTCTTTGGTAGGTCGCAAGCGCCTCCTACGCCTGCCGAGCCCCTGGCGAGTTTGGACGGTGTCCCCCCTGCCCCCGTAGAAACGCCCCCtgagcatctcatcaactGGATGGTAAGGTAGCCAAGAGATCCTTCAGCGTGGTAAAGGCGAAAAAGCCCAGCTTTTTAATCGGTGGGCTCAATTGGGGCCAGTTGCTCAATACACATGCGGTTCAAAAGGGGCGGGAAGCGTCGAGATAGATAACCGCCCGAGAGTAAGCACAAAGCGGGcaaggatgagattgaggcgTAAATGCAGTTGCAATCATTTCCTTTTCTTACACTGTTCTGACGAAGACGAGAGTTTTTGGTAACAAGGCCCCGCTTGCGCGTCACGATAAAGCCCCCTatctccaagtccaagtAAGCCCGCCCGTCccagccaaccaaccaacctccACTGAGACTAGACTTAACTTATCTTTTGAGGTGGCCTTCCTTTCTTCTGCCTTAAGGCTTATCCCCCCCCCAGGAACCCCCCTCCTGTCCAACCTTTTTCTTGCCCTGTTTGTCTTGTCCCTCCTCGTCCCCTCGCAGCAAAAAATCTCTTGGCTCGAGCATTCAAGACTTTTTATCTGTATCGCCGGACTCGTTCTTTTTTTTCCCGCCGGTCGAGGGTTGTGATGATTTGATATTTCTCTCCTTCAACATTCATCCACTCGTTGCAATTTTACTTCGTATCCGACCGACCTAGACTGAGACTGGGACTGTACAGGTACAGACAAAGCCTCAAATAATCGCAAATCGCAACGCAAATCTCACATAATGGCTGTCGCTCTTCCGAGGCGATTTTACTCGCTACTCTGGGTCGCAGTACTCCTTGCGCTCGTTgtattcttcatcttcctgcGCGAAGACACCTGGTCTTCAATTCCTCGACCTCCCAGCGGCTGGAAGATTCCTTTCACCACAGACGATGGCGTTCTATCATCATGGATGGGCGgtagcaagaagaagggtaagGACCCCAAGGAGCCTCTGCGCATCATGCTCGTAGAGTCCTCGGGCACACACGACGAGGTCGCCGCTGCTCTCATGCACGCTTTCGGTAACCAGGAGGGCTCGTCGCTCGACGTCTACTTCGCCAACCAGCGCTTCAACATGCAGGGCATCATGGCCAACTTCACCCTCGCTGCCAatgtcaccatcaacaagtgGGACAAGTTCGCCAACGATGTCACCGAGAACCCCCCGCATATCCTCGTCTCTACCACCTGCGAGTTCGACCTCGACCGTGGCACCGATCCTATCGTCAACCTCCTCAAGACCGCAAACACCCATCTCTTCTGCACAATCCACCACGCTGATCGCTGGGCCCAGGGCAAGTACGTCCAGGCCGTCCGCAGCTGGGCAGAGCACGAGCGCGTCGACTTTGTTGGTCTGAGCCAGCACACCGttgacttcttcctcaacgacACTGTTCCCAAGTGGCACACGGCTGCTAACCTTACCACTCGCGTCATCCCCCCCGTGTTCCCCGTCCACATTTCCGACCCTGATCTCGAGCCCGGCATTTCTCTGTCTCTTCAGGGCGATTACTCTGACGGCCGACGTGACTACAACGGTGTCTTCAACCATCTCGGCAGCGTCATTCGAAAAGCCAACGAGGAGTCCGAGGGCCACACACCTCAGAATGTCAGTCTTCACCTTATCGGACACGGCACTCATCCCGATGTCCCCGACCACGTCAAGGACCACGTCTTCTTCGACGAGGGTCTTTCTTACCCCGATTTCTACACATTAATGTCCAAGTCTTTCGCTGTGCTCCCGGCGTTTGCCTCTGAGACATACTTCGACCGCAAGGCTTCTTCAACCATTCCCGCAGCCTTGATCGCAGGAGCTCCCATCGTTGCGTCAGAGGAGCTGCTCAAGGCTTACTCTTACCTGCCCCGAGATACCACCTGGGTTGCCCGACCTGGCGAAGGCGAGATGGATGTTATTGAGCGAGTGATTGATGACCGGGACGGTTTCCTTAAGCGAAGGCAGGCCGTGAGGGATTTTACCAAGTCCCTATTGGAACAGAACCAGGCAAACACCAAGGCCTGGATCGACGAGGCTTTCGAAAAGTACAACCGCAACTAAAGACAATTAGATATGATTTATTGGGATTTTTGCACTTTTTCTTATTTGTACAATTACGCGGCACCATTTCACATGATCGGGAATCAGGATGAGCGGCTCTATGTTTCCAGAGTTTTTTTGAACCATGCATGAACATTCTTAATATACGGTTTCTTAGTACATTGAAAATACAATCACGAAATACCACTTACACCAAGGTTTCTTGCAACATTCCAGTGATGTCAGTTTTCAACATGTCTCCATTTAATTTGCAGCGGGTGGCTGGCGGGAGTCTCATAGCGAGCCGCAATTCTCCGGCTCCCTATTATCGAATCCGGCATTTGGGGAcattgagaagagaaaatAGTGAGTCATGATTCCAGAAACGCGGTTGGCAGGGCGCCACCAATAGAAAACGTGAGATATTTCCAAGGAATAGgtaagcttaaaaagctGTCCCGTCTTGGCTCTGCAAGATCAGATGAACAATCTCTTTCTTCGGTTTCTCTTACGTGTACACTTTTCACAGCGGAGCTCATAGAGTTTGATATATTAACGTATATTTTTGATCTTGAAGCTTCTCTCCCTCGTTGCGCACTGCTGAGGGAGAGAAATAAGGGCTAAAACTGGATACCCCAGATTACATAGTAAATCGTCTCTATGTCTAAGGTATATAGAATCTGAACAAAAGTATGCCGAAAACCAGATCATCCAAACACCTGTCGTCATGATGAATGAAGCCCGCCATACCCAAGAATAAtaagagaaaaaggaaatgGTATATGTTATTTCATCTCATGACCAGCAAGAGGAAGTCAAGATCTTATTGCTTGAGatctttggcttccttgCTGTCCATCATCTCAGCTCGGCCCTCCTCTTCGCGAGGCAGAAGCTGGTAGCTGCCagcggccttcttggcctgctgGTATCGGTCTCGGGCCCATCCGTAGAGGGCACTTCCGGCAAGAATAAGAGCCATGCTGCCAGCGCGGTCGGCAGTCAACACCTCACCGAGTAGAACAACGGCGAGAGAGCTCTGGGCGACACCTCGAGCGGCAGTGACAATCATGTGTGTGGTCGGGCTAGTGACCTCGATTTGCATAAAGGTAGCGATGGTGAGGAGGAAGGCTGAGACACCAGTCAAACAGGCGGAGCTGAGGAACTGGCGGGCGACATCCATGGACTCGACAGTGAAAAGGCTGCTCATAGTGCTCATCTCTCCAGaaagagggaagagaggaatGTAGAAAAGGATGGCCATACAGTTGGACATCCAGACCATCTGCCACATACCCTCCTGGCTCTTACCGAGGAATCGCTTGACGACAACGGACTCGACGGCAGTGGTGAAACTAGATCCGACACCGAGGAGAACACCCTTGCCGGAGGTAAGCATCTGGCTGTAGTCGGCCATCATTCCAGTTCCGAAACCAGCCATGACCATGGCGCAGCCAACGAGAGAGATGGGAGGGTAGTAAGGACGAGGTCGGAGAACCAGCAGAGACAGGAAGAGAGTAAATGGTAGTAGAAGACCACGGGCGATCTGGTAGACGGAGGCGTTGACCGAGGCGAGGCAGTATGTCTTGGCCAAGATTCCAATGAGACGTGCGACCGTGAGGGGTAGAAGAGCAAACCAAGCCTGGGATTACGTGTTAATCGACTGTCTTCAACCTAAGAGACATTGAGCTGTCACTTACATTTAGTGGTCTGTTCAGCTTGACCCATCCTGTAGCAACTCCAATGATTGTGAGTAGTACTACTTGTATCGTTGTCTGAAGAGCAAGCAATGTGACGGgggcctcaacaccattgaGGGCCGACTTGGATAGAATAGTGCTCCAGATAGCACATGATGAATGGAAGAGCACCACCAGGGCGACTCTCATCCGTGAAGGCGGGGGACGGTTCTCGACCTGAGGTTGTTCGGCGGCAGCCATTGTGacaaaaagatattaaggtttatGTCGACTTATATGTGTATAACCAACAACAAACCAAAATAGTGTGTGAAGGTAAtgtaatgcaatgcaatgcaatgtatggcaaggcaaggcaaggcaaggcaaggcaaggcaaggcaagataAGGTAATGAAAAAACGAAaatggatatggatatgAAAGAGTAGGAAGAATACGAGAGAAGAGAGTAGTAATAGAAGAAAACAACAACCAAgcaagtcagtcagtcaacGTGATGTGGGTAAACGAATGTCTGAAGCGAGTTTCTGAGTGAACAAGCTTCCAAGggtcttctctctctcaactcGGACTAGGAACCAAAAAAACACGAAGATGTATGAAAAAGTCAAGACTCTCTGGAGGGGAGAGGCTGGCAAATACGGGCTGTCCGGAGGTTttgttgattgattgatcagGTCTATTTCCGCACTAGGACCCAAATACGCAGGCACATAGAAGCCCCCAAGACCAAAGACTAGGGTGTCGTCAGTGAGAAGTAGTGTGTGGATCTAGTGCCACAGGCGGAATAGGGGGTTTCCGTTCGCCTGCTTGCGTTGCTTAAATGGATCGAACGCGTTATCCCAGTGGAGAGCAGGGTAAATCTGGCGCCacaccttggccttggtttTAAACTTGGTAACTGGATATTTGCTTTAGCCTCACTAACGAATGAGAGGACTCGAGATCCATCACTATACCCCATCTCGACTATGTTCCTTGAACTTCCGGGTCAAGGGCCTTGTTCCCTGGAAGCTCTACCGAAGTACCGCCATCGAGGGGGTTATTGTGCTGGAGCCCCCATGCCATGCCAGGCCATGCCAGGCCAGGGGACGACGGAGGTAGGTTCGTTGATGAGATTTGACATTGGCCTGAgcttagcttaacttaaccTAACTAACAGGACGCGGGGCGTTGGCGAAGAATAGAATCGGCGGCTGTGACAAGGTGGAGAGTGGCACGCACTGCATTGCATCGGGCTGCTGCAATGATGGGAAGTGGGAGGGAATTGCTTGGTGGGAACAGTGCAGGATAGCGCTTATGGCCAGTTGTGGGGGGTCCCTCTAGCCACTGGGGATATGCAGCTACAGAGGCTCTTGCGAGTGACGTAGAGATTCTGGGAAATGCAGGTGTTGATCAAACCTCCGCCATTGGTCCCCTGTCACGGCGAATAAGGTGGGATGACCCCTTACTAAAACTCAAACAAATAAGCCAATTTTTAAGTCTATGTACTAAGGGTTGCAGTCAGTTTGAATGGATGGACAGACACAGGCACAGACTCGATGTTTTGTTTTACAGTATTGCCCGCTGTAAGCTTGCTTCGGAAGGCTCATCAGTGACTCAGTCAGCCGTTGATTGTTTGCACAAACGCACTCGAGGCACGAGTAATGCATGAGACTCCACCGGAATACCTCCCCATACAGCCGACAGCCAGCCTCTACTGCAGATGCAAGAAAACGTCCGAGGATGCTTTGTTATTGTATGTACCGAACCGTAGCCAAGAGTCAACGGGAAGCGAGACAAGAGCCAAGCTAGCAATAATCAGGTTTTCCTGCAGCCACGCATAACCCATCACCTTGTCCTCTCCCGTCCATGATCTTCAATTACCTCGTCAGCCGAATACCACGTTCATTTCTCTCGTCTTCCCTTCATTACTCCGATGTAGGATATTCTCCACGTGATAATTACACAAACTCGCCTCAGTGGCCAGGGACCGGCTGGAGGAATCCATGGAGCGTTTCAGCTTAGAGAGACGATCCCCAAGGTCTGAGTTCTGTCTCCTCCGCCGTGCTCGTCATTTTCTTGATTAAGCCGGGGCAGATTTCGGTGAGTTGCGTTATAAGGAATCTTAGCCCCGAAAAAAAATCATTGAGGGGAACGGAAAAAGTGGACGGCtctttgatgaagatggacagGTTTCTCCGCCCGGGTGGATGATTATGTGAAACCTGAGTAAGGCATTGAATGCTTGGCGATGCGTGTATCAATCACGTTTGCGAATAATGGGTCCTGGACTGGCCACTCTGTGAACAACGTGAGACTTGGGTGAGGTGATGATTGTTTTGATCTTGGTTTCGTTATTGTACAGTTCGCAACGAGACGCGCGTATgcggttttctttttttctccgCTCTGTCTTGATTCTTCTTCATACAGGCAAGGACATAACTGTAAAAGAGGGCGAGTAAAAAATCTAAGATGTGGTGACGAAATTAAACACAGAATGTGGTAGTGCCATGCATGGCATCCCCTGTTCCGTTCCCCATTCAATGCCCCAGAAAAGATAGGCCTGCTccatcatgatgagatgggtGACATGTTGGTATGTATGTGTATGTTTAAGTGTCTCCCATCAAAATAGCAGAATATTCCCCAGCCGGCTCGGGGCAACCATTTAACTCTAAGCAGAAAAACACTACtggtagtaataataataaagagcTCCAATGCTGGGTATGGATAATAAGGAAAACATTATATCTGGCTGCCAGCCAGTTCATCATGATGAgccagcctcagcctggGGAGTAGGTGTAGGTAcagacttgggcttgggcggGTCAACAGCCCTGAGGCCATCCTTGACCTCCTGCTCAAAGTACATGCGCGCCACGTCAAACGCAGAGTCGATGCTCTTTGTGATCTTGGTGCAGCCGCAATCGCGCGTCCAGGTGTTGTGGAAGTTGAGGTTCTTACCCAACTTGCTGTCCATCAGCACGTGTGGTACGCCAATAACTGTCGATAGAATGTGACCGTGGAGACGGTCGGTGATGACGAAGTGAGCAGAGCCGAGGAGCTCGAAGCCCGCCATCGACTTGGCCCACGCTCGCTGGTTCTTACCCTCCTCGcgcttgtcgtcgtcgtcgataGATGGGGTCTTGGTGAACTTCCAATCGACCTTGTTGTATGTTACGTTGCCGATGCTGCCACCTAGATCGACCTTGCCCTCGCCAAACTCGATGTTGGCAGAATCACCATCAGAAATCTCGGCATCCTTTCGGGCGAGAATCAGAATGTCGTGGCTAGATATaaagttagctttagtaCAACGGTTAGGCTGGCTGGTAATACTAACGTCTTCTTTGTGTTGTGTCGGAAGTCAGATCGGTTACCCCACATGAAAGCAATATCAGGAACAAGATCACTCTGAATACCCTCAGTCTGTCCAAAGTTGTCCATGAGCCAGTCGTAGCTGGGCTTGTCACGAGCAGCCAACTGTAAATCATGGTGCTTGGTGAAAGCCTTTCTGGTCTTGTCGATCCTCTCGGGGTTCGTCATGTAGATACTCTGGGGGAAAGCACGGATGGAGACGTTGAGGAAGTTCTCAATCATGTTCATGCGCGAAGGTTGGTCCTCCCAGTAGTAATCGTTGAAGTTACCGccaccagccatgatgataccaGAGTGTGGGCGGTGCTCCTCCAACTTTTTGCGGAACTTGGTAATGTCGCAGTCCTTGTACATGAAGCTGTATCACATTACATTAGTATTGATGTTGAGCAACGTGATACAGACGAGATGCTTACCGGCAGGCTTCCATAGTCTCGATTCCAAGGATGCTCAGCAGAATCTGTTGTGCGGACCAGATCGCAGCATCACCCTTGTTCTCTGTCTCGAGATAACCCCAGATGTTGGCGTAGCGAATTCCTTCGAACCTCTTCTGGTAGGCATGGATGAGACGCTGCTGTAAATCGTTGACGATGTTCTCACAGCCCGGTGTAGGAGCCCGAGTCAAATCGTAGGAGATGTCTGTGTTGGGGTCCTTGTCCAACTCTGTGTCCTCCTCTCCAGCGCCCACGGCACCAGCGGCGTCGGTGGGCTTCGGGGGCTCGTCGATAGTGACATTGTCGCCTTTCGAAGGCCAATGCCAGTCTGCGCTTGGTAAATGATCCTTAAAGCTCTCGGGCGCCTGGTAAGACACCAATATagcgaagacgaagagcACAG is from Fusarium musae strain F31 chromosome 4, whole genome shotgun sequence and encodes:
- a CDS encoding hypothetical protein (EggNog:ENOG41); protein product: MAVALPRRFYSLLWVAVLLALVVFFIFLREDTWSSIPRPPSGWKIPFTTDDGVLSSWMGGSKKKGKDPKEPLRIMLVESSGTHDEVAAALMHAFGNQEGSSLDVYFANQRFNMQGIMANFTLAANVTINKWDKFANDVTENPPHILVSTTCEFDLDRGTDPIVNLLKTANTHLFCTIHHADRWAQGKYVQAVRSWAEHERVDFVGLSQHTVDFFLNDTVPKWHTAANLTTRVIPPVFPVHISDPDLEPGISLSLQGDYSDGRRDYNGVFNHLGSVIRKANEESEGHTPQNVSLHLIGHGTHPDVPDHVKDHVFFDEGLSYPDFYTLMSKSFAVLPAFASETYFDRKASSTIPAALIAGAPIVASEELLKAYSYLPRDTTWVARPGEGEMDVIERVIDDRDGFLKRRQAVRDFTKSLLEQNQANTKAWIDEAFEKYNRN
- a CDS encoding hypothetical protein (EggNog:ENOG41), translated to MAAAEQPQVENRPPPSRMRVALVVLFHSSCAIWSTILSKSALNGVEAPVTLLALQTTIQVVLLTIIGVATGWVKLNRPLNAWFALLPLTVARLIGILAKTYCLASVNASVYQIARGLLLPFTLFLSLLVLRPRPYYPPISLVGCAMVMAGFGTGMMADYSQMLTSGKGVLLGVGSSFTTAVESVVVKRFLGKSQEGMWQMVWMSNCMAILFYIPLFPLSGEMSTMSSLFTVESMDVARQFLSSACLTGVSAFLLTIATFMQIEVTSPTTHMIVTAARGVAQSSLAVVLLGEVLTADRAGSMALILAGSALYGWARDRYQQAKKAAGSYQLLPREEEGRAEMMDSKEAKDLKQ